A genomic stretch from Bacillota bacterium includes:
- the nifJ gene encoding pyruvate:ferredoxin (flavodoxin) oxidoreductase, which translates to MTTKKNFESMDGNQAAAYCAYAFTEVAGIYPITPSTPMPEFTDMWAAQGKKNLFGMPVKVVEMQSEAGAAGTVHGSLISGALTTTFTASQGLLLKIPNMYKIAGELLPGVIHVAARSLAAQSLSIFGDHQDVMAARQTGFAMIASGSVQETMDLAGVAHLAAIKSSIPFLHFFDGFRTSHEVNKIEVMDYKVFDRLLDKEAITAFRNRGLNSSHPVTKGTAQNDDVYFQAKEVQEKYYTPVPDIVNGYLNEISKVTGRDYKPFTYYGAEDATDIIIAMGSVTETMHEVVDYKVSQGEKVGMIAVHLYRPFSEKYFFNVLPKTVKRIAVLDRTKEPGSAGEPLYLDVRSIFYGKDFEPLILGGRYGLSSKDTTPAQIFAVYANLLGEKKDRFTIGIVDDVNFTSLPVEEAPDVTDPNTTELLFFGLGSDGTVGAVKNISKIIGDYTDLYGQAYASYDSKKSGGVTRMHLRFGKNPIHSTYLVNHAHFISCSQESYLFRFDLLRGIRRGGIFLLSTTQDQDHIVEFLPNDIKRILARKEVKFYIIDSYKLAKEIGEIKLVSTIMQSAFFKLNEQIMPFEKAQDAMKSFAKKSFARKGEDIVKMNVEAVDRGADGLVQIKVNPSWVSLEDIVVVDEKRPAFVKNVADVVNAIKGYDLPTSAFLDYADGHIPNGTAAYEKRGVAEEVSTWISENCIQCNQCAYACPHACIRPILATEEEALKAPEGTVWKDALGRGLEGLKYRIQVSILDCTGCAVCINTCPAKSKALELKPIIEQIENKEHLRAEYLYNDVPTKVHLVGKSTYKNVQFEKPLFEFSGACAGCGETPYIKFVTQLFGERMVIANATGCSSIYGASFPASPFTTNDEGRGPAWANSLFEDNAEFGFGMMIAQETIRARLQNLILSSLDQFKNEKIKPLLTEWIENRQNGDVTLAIAKKLIPLLESDSSKSAKDILELKDYLVKQSTWIIGGDGWAYDIGYGGLDHVIANQEDVNILVLDTEVYSNTGGQSSKSARTGSIAKFTASGKPGKKKDLASLAMTYEHVYVATISHGASATQLLKAMKEAESYPGPSLIIAYSPCIAHGINGGLTNSHQQAKLATECGYWPTFRYDPRLIEQGKNPFQLDSKEPDWSKYHDFLLSENRYQQLLLVNPKEADELLELNLKDAKRRYQMYKRYLAMDYSDIIK; encoded by the coding sequence ATGACAACAAAGAAAAACTTTGAATCAATGGATGGAAATCAAGCAGCGGCGTATTGTGCATATGCGTTTACAGAAGTTGCAGGAATTTATCCAATTACCCCTTCAACACCAATGCCTGAATTTACGGATATGTGGGCAGCTCAAGGCAAAAAGAATTTATTTGGAATGCCAGTAAAAGTAGTAGAAATGCAATCAGAAGCTGGTGCGGCTGGTACCGTTCATGGATCCTTGATTTCAGGAGCTTTAACAACCACTTTTACTGCATCACAAGGCTTGCTTTTAAAAATACCTAATATGTATAAAATTGCAGGAGAACTTTTACCAGGAGTTATCCATGTAGCAGCTAGATCTTTAGCAGCTCAATCCTTATCCATTTTTGGAGATCATCAAGATGTCATGGCCGCAAGACAAACAGGATTTGCTATGATCGCATCTGGTTCTGTTCAAGAGACAATGGATTTAGCAGGAGTTGCTCATTTGGCAGCCATTAAATCAAGCATTCCTTTCTTACATTTCTTCGATGGATTTAGAACAAGTCATGAAGTCAATAAAATTGAAGTAATGGATTATAAAGTATTTGATCGTTTGTTAGATAAAGAAGCGATTACTGCTTTTAGAAATCGTGGCTTAAATTCAAGTCATCCGGTTACAAAAGGTACAGCTCAAAACGATGATGTATACTTCCAAGCAAAAGAAGTACAAGAAAAATATTACACTCCTGTTCCAGATATCGTTAATGGGTACCTAAATGAAATTTCAAAAGTAACAGGACGCGATTACAAACCATTTACTTATTATGGTGCAGAAGATGCTACAGATATCATTATCGCAATGGGTTCTGTTACAGAAACCATGCACGAAGTAGTGGATTACAAAGTATCTCAAGGCGAAAAAGTAGGAATGATAGCTGTTCACTTATATCGTCCTTTCTCAGAAAAATATTTCTTTAATGTTTTACCAAAAACAGTAAAAAGAATTGCAGTACTTGACCGTACAAAAGAACCAGGATCTGCTGGAGAACCACTTTACTTAGATGTTAGATCCATCTTTTATGGAAAAGACTTTGAACCACTAATTCTTGGAGGAAGATATGGTCTTTCTTCTAAAGATACGACTCCTGCTCAAATTTTTGCAGTGTATGCTAATTTGTTAGGCGAAAAGAAAGATCGTTTTACCATTGGAATCGTTGATGATGTCAATTTCACAAGTCTTCCTGTCGAAGAAGCCCCTGATGTAACCGATCCAAATACAACAGAATTGTTATTCTTTGGATTAGGATCAGATGGAACCGTAGGAGCAGTTAAAAACATCTCTAAAATTATAGGAGATTATACCGATCTTTATGGACAAGCTTATGCATCGTATGACTCGAAAAAATCAGGTGGAGTTACCAGAATGCATCTTCGTTTTGGTAAAAACCCAATTCATTCTACTTATCTTGTTAATCATGCACATTTTATTTCTTGCTCACAAGAAAGTTATTTGTTCCGTTTTGATTTATTAAGAGGAATAAGACGTGGTGGTATTTTCTTGCTAAGTACAACGCAAGATCAAGATCATATCGTTGAATTCTTACCAAACGATATTAAAAGAATCCTTGCGAGAAAAGAAGTTAAATTCTATATTATAGATTCTTATAAATTAGCAAAAGAAATTGGAGAAATTAAACTAGTTTCTACCATTATGCAATCTGCTTTCTTTAAACTAAACGAACAAATTATGCCATTTGAAAAAGCACAAGATGCTATGAAATCATTTGCGAAAAAATCATTTGCTCGTAAAGGCGAAGACATTGTAAAAATGAATGTCGAAGCCGTTGATCGCGGAGCCGATGGACTTGTTCAAATTAAAGTAAATCCTTCTTGGGTATCGTTAGAAGATATAGTAGTTGTGGATGAAAAACGTCCTGCATTTGTAAAAAATGTAGCAGACGTTGTTAACGCTATTAAAGGATATGATTTACCAACATCAGCTTTCTTAGATTATGCAGATGGACATATTCCAAATGGAACAGCCGCATATGAAAAAAGAGGAGTAGCTGAAGAAGTATCCACATGGATTTCCGAAAACTGTATCCAATGTAATCAATGTGCTTATGCATGTCCTCATGCTTGCATTCGTCCTATTCTTGCAACAGAAGAGGAAGCTTTAAAAGCACCAGAGGGTACAGTTTGGAAAGATGCATTAGGAAGAGGACTTGAAGGATTAAAATATCGTATTCAAGTTTCCATCTTAGATTGTACAGGATGCGCAGTCTGTATTAATACCTGTCCTGCTAAATCAAAAGCTTTGGAACTAAAACCGATTATCGAACAAATCGAAAACAAAGAACATTTAAGAGCAGAATATCTATACAACGATGTTCCTACAAAAGTTCATTTAGTTGGTAAATCGACATATAAAAATGTACAATTTGAAAAACCATTGTTTGAATTTTCTGGGGCATGCGCAGGATGTGGGGAAACACCTTATATCAAATTTGTAACCCAATTATTTGGTGAAAGAATGGTAATAGCTAACGCAACAGGATGTTCTTCTATTTATGGAGCGTCTTTCCCAGCTTCACCATTTACAACCAACGATGAAGGAAGAGGTCCTGCATGGGCAAATTCTTTATTCGAAGACAATGCTGAATTTGGTTTTGGTATGATGATTGCTCAAGAAACCATTCGGGCTCGTTTGCAAAATCTAATCCTTTCTTCTTTGGATCAATTTAAAAACGAAAAAATCAAACCATTATTAACCGAATGGATTGAAAATCGTCAAAATGGAGATGTTACCTTAGCCATTGCCAAAAAATTAATTCCATTACTTGAAAGTGATTCTTCCAAATCCGCAAAAGACATTCTTGAATTAAAAGACTACCTTGTAAAACAATCCACTTGGATTATTGGTGGAGATGGTTGGGCTTATGATATAGGATATGGTGGACTTGACCATGTTATCGCAAATCAAGAAGACGTTAATATATTAGTATTAGATACTGAAGTATATTCAAATACAGGTGGACAATCTTCCAAATCAGCTCGTACTGGATCCATTGCTAAATTTACCGCTTCTGGAAAACCAGGAAAGAAAAAGGATTTAGCCTCTCTTGCGATGACTTATGAACATGTATATGTAGCAACCATTAGTCATGGAGCAAGTGCAACACAATTGTTAAAAGCGATGAAAGAAGCAGAATCCTATCCGGGACCTTCCTTAATTATTGCGTATTCTCCTTGTATTGCTCATGGAATTAATGGTGGATTAACCAATTCTCATCAACAAGCAAAACTTGCTACAGAATGTGGATATTGGCCAACATTTAGATATGATCCTCGTTTAATTGAACAAGGGAAAAATCCATTCCAACTTGATTCAAAAGAACCCGATTGGTCTAAATATCACGATTTCTTATTAAGTGAAAACCGTTATCAACAACTACTTTTAGTTAATCCAAAAGAAGCAGATGAATTATTAGAACTCAATTTAAAAGATGCAAAACGTCGCTATCAAATGTACAAACGATACTTAGCGATGGATTATTCGGATATTATTAAATAA
- a CDS encoding MBL fold metallo-hydrolase encodes MKFIVLASGSKGNCTYLEIGQKKFLIDVGISLKQIVFRLSIRNKELSTLDGVFITHEHIDHVMGLIMVAKTYKMPIYLSEGTYKNLNFRILDKIDSSYFRFIDFESPILLDECSILPFMTYHDALEPCGYRFTESGTSLVYLTDTGYFPQKNFDILRNATAYIIEANHSLDLLLDSNRPWTLKRRILDDQGHLSNDDSAFLTINLVGENTKLIILAHLSEECNTEEDALAAYTNVFLEQGLIIEDFEITCARQNEPLEEMCL; translated from the coding sequence GTGAAATTTATAGTACTCGCAAGCGGGTCCAAAGGAAATTGTACTTACTTAGAAATAGGCCAAAAGAAATTTTTAATTGATGTAGGAATTTCATTGAAACAAATCGTTTTTCGCCTTTCTATAAGAAACAAAGAACTAAGTACTCTTGATGGAGTATTTATTACCCACGAACATATCGATCACGTTATGGGGCTTATCATGGTAGCTAAAACATACAAAATGCCAATTTATTTATCTGAAGGCACCTATAAAAATTTAAACTTCCGCATTTTAGATAAAATAGATTCCTCTTATTTTCGGTTTATTGATTTCGAATCACCTATTTTATTAGATGAATGTTCGATACTGCCTTTTATGACTTATCATGACGCTCTTGAACCTTGTGGGTATCGATTTACCGAATCAGGAACATCCCTTGTATATCTAACGGATACGGGTTATTTTCCACAAAAGAATTTTGATATATTGCGAAATGCTACAGCTTACATTATTGAGGCAAATCATTCTTTAGATTTGTTATTAGATAGTAACAGACCTTGGACATTAAAAAGAAGAATTTTAGACGATCAAGGTCATCTTTCCAATGATGATAGTGCATTTCTTACCATTAATTTAGTGGGAGAAAACACAAAATTAATTATTCTTGCTCATCTATCAGAAGAATGCAACACCGAAGAAGATGCTTTGGCAGCTTACACGAACGTGTTCTTAGAACAAGGACTAATCATAGAAGATTTTGAAATCACTTGTGCAAGGCAAAATGAGCCGCTTGAAGAGATGTGCTTATAA
- a CDS encoding signal peptidase I, translated as MLKKTGKIILQVLPYLFFAMAIALILQIVVSIKNERTPTVFGYGMFLVVSPSMEDTIMTGDLIFVDTNETEYFKDDIITFHQPGDESVYITHRIKSITVIDGVTYITTKGDNNQESLDWEINFDSSLVIGKYLSKSTFLGDIYYFVFSGGMNFLYAIAVLIFLMIAFTESLNIIKTLSQQKKQIFLEEKEKMIQDALEKLKSEKKNDQE; from the coding sequence ATGCTTAAAAAAACTGGAAAAATAATTTTACAAGTGTTACCTTATCTTTTCTTTGCGATGGCAATTGCCTTAATATTACAAATCGTAGTTTCTATTAAAAACGAAAGAACTCCTACCGTTTTCGGTTATGGAATGTTTCTAGTTGTGTCTCCTTCTATGGAAGATACGATCATGACAGGTGATTTAATTTTTGTAGATACAAATGAGACGGAATACTTTAAAGACGATATCATTACGTTTCATCAGCCAGGAGATGAAAGCGTCTATATTACGCATAGAATAAAATCCATTACCGTCATTGATGGCGTTACATACATCACGACAAAAGGCGATAATAACCAAGAGTCACTTGACTGGGAAATAAACTTTGATTCAAGCTTAGTTATTGGGAAATACCTTTCTAAATCAACCTTTTTAGGAGATATTTATTATTTTGTGTTTAGTGGTGGCATGAATTTCTTATATGCTATCGCGGTCCTCATTTTTCTCATGATTGCTTTTACTGAGAGCTTAAACATCATTAAAACGCTCAGTCAACAAAAAAAGCAAATTTTTTTAGAAGAAAAAGAGAAAATGATACAAGATGCTCTCGAAAAATTAAAAAGTGAAAAGAAAAATGATCAAGAGTAA
- a CDS encoding signal peptidase I codes for MENAINSKSKLKVAGNVIFWVVLGLVLIYSVLALFSDQDKNSSTFLGVSVLSVQSNSMSPTFDEGDLIFIDTTFNVDDLLENDVISYRMTLVTPDGPVDIYNTHTIKEINEIGGIKWFTTHGDNNPEDQLEIVFEGDIIGVWNGKVWSNLGSFTDGLVSFLKSGTGFLLFIVLPCFAFLVYEIIRFVKVVSDYNVQKALGSRVQMQEDALAMARAQLEAETKVKIKPKEKKEEEPTE; via the coding sequence ATGGAAAACGCAATAAACAGCAAAAGCAAACTAAAAGTCGCGGGAAATGTGATATTTTGGGTTGTACTCGGGTTAGTACTAATTTATTCTGTTTTGGCACTGTTTTCAGATCAAGACAAAAATAGTTCTACTTTTTTAGGTGTATCAGTTTTATCTGTGCAATCTAATTCTATGAGTCCTACTTTTGATGAAGGTGATTTAATTTTTATTGACACGACCTTTAATGTAGATGATTTGCTAGAAAATGATGTAATATCGTATAGAATGACGTTAGTCACACCTGATGGACCAGTTGACATTTATAATACGCATACTATCAAAGAAATCAATGAAATTGGAGGCATCAAGTGGTTTACAACTCATGGTGATAACAATCCCGAAGATCAATTAGAAATCGTTTTTGAAGGCGATATTATCGGTGTATGGAATGGGAAAGTTTGGTCAAATCTTGGATCATTTACCGATGGACTTGTTTCATTCTTGAAATCAGGAACAGGATTCTTATTATTTATTGTATTACCATGTTTTGCTTTCTTAGTTTACGAAATTATTCGCTTTGTCAAAGTAGTGTCAGACTATAACGTTCAAAAAGCTTTGGGAAGTCGAGTACAAATGCAAGAAGATGCACTTGCTATGGCAAGAGCTCAACTTGAAGCGGAAACAAAAGTAAAAATAAAACCAAAAGAAAAAAAAGAAGAAGAACCTACTGAATAA
- the fabG gene encoding 3-oxoacyl-ACP reductase FabG: MKLIGKIAVVTGGAKGIGAEIAKELAKEGAIVIAADMGQMTYEMANVIPYQLNVTDTEGCKTFYNVIIEKYGKIDILVNNAGITRDSMTRKMTDEQWDLVLDVNLKGLFNLVRYVGPQMENIGGGSIINISSVVGVFGNIGQANYAASKAGAIGLTMTWAKEFARKGVPVRVNAIAPGYIMTDILKTVPQDLLDQFAALTMLKRLGEPIEIAKAAVFLASDDASYITGQTINVNGGMRL; the protein is encoded by the coding sequence ATGAAATTAATTGGAAAAATTGCCGTTGTAACAGGTGGAGCAAAAGGAATTGGTGCTGAAATAGCGAAAGAATTAGCAAAAGAAGGAGCTATCGTTATTGCTGCAGATATGGGACAAATGACCTATGAAATGGCAAATGTTATTCCTTATCAACTAAATGTAACAGACACAGAAGGTTGTAAAACGTTTTATAATGTAATAATTGAAAAATATGGCAAAATTGATATTTTAGTAAATAACGCAGGAATTACAAGAGATTCTATGACAAGAAAAATGACAGACGAACAATGGGATCTAGTTTTAGACGTTAACTTAAAAGGATTGTTCAATTTAGTGAGATATGTAGGTCCTCAAATGGAAAACATAGGAGGAGGCTCTATTATTAATATTTCATCAGTTGTCGGAGTTTTTGGAAATATTGGTCAAGCTAATTATGCGGCATCAAAAGCAGGAGCGATTGGACTAACCATGACTTGGGCAAAAGAGTTTGCAAGAAAAGGCGTTCCGGTTAGAGTAAATGCAATTGCACCCGGATACATCATGACCGATATTTTAAAAACAGTCCCACAAGATTTATTAGATCAATTTGCTGCCTTAACGATGTTAAAACGATTGGGAGAACCAATTGAAATAGCAAAAGCAGCTGTTTTCTTAGCAAGTGATGACGCATCTTATATTACCGGACAAACAATCAATGTAAATGGAGGGATGCGTTTATAA
- a CDS encoding acetyl-CoA C-acetyltransferase has product MKQKVFIVGAKRSPIGQFLGSLKDVHPSDLGAFVLKSLLEETKIPLDMIDEVIIGNILSAGLGQGLARQVSIKAGIPNSVPAYSLNMVCGSGMKAIMNAFVGIQAGFSNLVVAGGVESMSKAPYIVSSKVREGVKMGDLSFTDHMISDSLTDAFSQLHMGVTAENIVDMHSISRASQDEFAIQSQQKAIAAVDAGRFKDEIIPITIKTRKETIIFDTDEYPNRTTSLEKLSKLRPAFKQDGSVTAGNSSGINDGASFTIIASEEMVKKYHLPVLAEIISIGQGGVDPNVMGLGPVPAISKSLKNANLTLDDLELIELNEAFAAQSIGVVKELVKEHLVNEEDLLKKINVNGGAIALGHPLGASGNRIVVSLLYEMIKRDNHIGLASLCIGGGMGTSIIIKR; this is encoded by the coding sequence ATGAAACAAAAAGTTTTTATTGTCGGTGCAAAAAGAAGTCCAATTGGTCAGTTTTTAGGTTCATTGAAAGATGTTCACCCTTCAGATTTGGGAGCTTTCGTTTTAAAATCGCTTTTAGAAGAAACAAAAATACCGCTTGACATGATTGATGAAGTAATTATTGGAAATATTTTATCGGCGGGATTAGGTCAAGGGTTAGCAAGACAAGTATCCATAAAAGCTGGTATTCCTAATTCAGTCCCTGCCTATTCTTTAAATATGGTATGTGGAAGTGGTATGAAAGCCATTATGAATGCTTTTGTGGGAATACAAGCTGGGTTTTCTAATCTTGTAGTAGCTGGTGGTGTGGAATCGATGAGTAAAGCTCCTTATATCGTATCTTCTAAAGTTAGAGAAGGCGTTAAAATGGGAGATTTGAGTTTTACAGATCATATGATATCAGATTCTTTAACAGATGCATTTAGTCAATTGCATATGGGCGTCACAGCTGAAAATATTGTTGATATGCATTCCATTTCGAGAGCTTCTCAAGATGAATTTGCAATTCAATCTCAACAAAAAGCCATTGCAGCAGTAGATGCTGGAAGATTTAAAGATGAAATTATTCCTATAACAATAAAGACAAGAAAAGAAACAATCATATTTGATACCGATGAATATCCAAATAGAACGACTTCTCTTGAAAAGCTTTCAAAACTACGTCCTGCCTTTAAACAAGATGGGTCCGTTACCGCAGGAAACTCTTCAGGAATTAATGATGGAGCTAGTTTTACCATTATTGCCTCAGAAGAAATGGTAAAAAAATACCATTTACCAGTATTAGCAGAAATCATTAGTATTGGTCAAGGCGGAGTAGATCCAAATGTCATGGGACTTGGACCTGTTCCTGCAATTTCAAAATCATTAAAAAATGCAAATCTTACTTTAGATGATTTAGAACTTATTGAACTAAACGAAGCATTCGCTGCTCAAAGCATTGGAGTTGTAAAAGAGTTAGTAAAAGAACATCTCGTCAATGAAGAAGACCTTCTAAAAAAAATAAATGTAAATGGTGGAGCCATTGCTTTAGGACATCCCTTAGGGGCTTCTGGAAATAGAATCGTTGTAAGTTTACTATATGAAATGATTAAAAGAGATAACCACATTGGACTCGCTAGTCTTTGTATTGGCGGAGGAATGGGAACATCAATCATTATTAAAAGATAA
- a CDS encoding TetR/AcrR family transcriptional regulator, protein MNKMDFRLPKTKVGEKTFYKIIKAGKKLFSKNGFHVTSINDIIAKSKVAAGTFYIYFDSKLALYLYLLEEYRYSIQDEANKAIEGLTTRFDIEREGLKSFIMFVKRDPLAYKLIWESLFVDSTIFKEYYQSFSLSYVNHLRKYVEIGELRKDINLETMSYVLMGISNFIGFQIIFKEQASETDIDFVVDETMKLLKNGIFQ, encoded by the coding sequence ATGAATAAAATGGATTTTCGTCTTCCAAAAACAAAAGTAGGAGAAAAAACCTTCTACAAAATTATCAAAGCAGGAAAAAAACTGTTTTCAAAAAACGGATTCCATGTAACTTCGATTAATGATATCATTGCTAAATCAAAAGTAGCTGCTGGAACATTCTATATTTATTTTGATAGCAAACTTGCGCTTTATTTATATTTGCTTGAAGAATATCGTTATAGCATTCAAGATGAGGCAAATAAAGCTATCGAAGGGCTTACAACTCGCTTTGATATCGAAAGAGAGGGATTGAAATCCTTTATTATGTTTGTAAAACGAGATCCTCTCGCATACAAGTTGATTTGGGAATCACTCTTTGTAGATTCTACTATTTTCAAAGAATATTATCAGTCTTTTTCTCTATCGTACGTAAATCATTTAAGAAAATATGTAGAAATAGGTGAATTAAGAAAAGATATAAACTTAGAAACAATGTCTTATGTATTAATGGGTATTTCTAATTTCATTGGCTTTCAAATAATTTTCAAAGAACAAGCCAGTGAAACTGATATCGATTTTGTGGTAGATGAAACCATGAAATTGTTGAAAAATGGTATATTTCAATAA